One Eretmochelys imbricata isolate rEreImb1 chromosome 9, rEreImb1.hap1, whole genome shotgun sequence genomic window, cagggccccaatgTCGTGGGCACAGAGTgagatcctgccccaaagagctcacaatggGATGGGAGAGAAAAGCAGCATGTCACCaatagggaactgaggcccagagggtTAAATTATTTGCCCAGTGTCAGACAAGGAGTCTGGAGCAAAGCTTGGCACTGAACCCAGATCTAATGCCTTAGCCACAGAATTATCAAGATGTTCTCCCAGCCTGAGACCCTTCAGCTAAGACCAGATATCAAGAGCTGATCTAAATGCTGGacaaacaggattttaaaatggaACTGCTGTTTTTTTAACTCCTAGTGCTGACTTGATCTCCGTGACAGACACggaggcagtgtggcctcgtGAATAGAGCACTGAACGGggacctgggagacccagctctgccactggctcactctgactccttggacaagtcatgtcACTgccctgtgcctcggtttccccatatATAATGGTGATAACGATACTGACCTGCTTtgaaaaacactttgagatctgctgatgaaaacgCTAGGTAAGAGCTAGGTGGTGGTATTACTGGAGTGATATCTtgatcctattgaagtcactgaTGAAATTCACATTCATTTCAATAGGGTAGGATTTcacctagagcagtggctctcaacctttccagacaactgtaccccttttaggagtctgatttgtcttgtgtacccccaagtttcacttcacttaaaaactcatcatcatcactcccataaccgcATTGGTCGTTGGGTCACTATCATTGATGAGCAATGAACCAAATGTCTCCACCCCTGAtgattgtgtgtcagtgcttgagtctctgcaaagtccattcctgtccactcttttatgttgtcagtccatctcttcttctgtctacctcttccTCTCTTCTGCTGTACTGTCCTTTGGAGGATGATCTTGGgtaggccagatgatcttgttacatggctgtaccacttcagcttgcacTTCTTCACGGtcatcaggaggtcttcatatgactcagcgcattgggtgatgatgttgcagatctcttcattagtgacgtggtcgaagtaggagatgcccaggattttatggaagtatctcatctctactacctgtattttccgTCAGGGTCCGTGTCTTGcatgcatacagaaaaatggaggtgaccaatgcatgcagcagtttcagtttggattccaggaagatgttcttattcctccaaattggctttagctttgccactgctgctgtggtTTGTGTAGTTCTTGCCCgaatttctgccttggatccttcatcagtgatgattgcccccaaatacttgaactatttcactgtctccagctctagTCCACTGACAGTGATAGGTGAGCTGATCCCATCACGTTTTTTGTCATCAGCTTAgacagcccagattcaacagagGAGGATGACTTTCCAATTCTAAGTGAAGaagtggagacagctgtgaaatcactcaagaacagaaaggctacaggtattgacaacATCCCAGCCGAATTGATGAAATTCGGAGGACAAATAGTAATAGATGTGCTCCTCTGAATTTCATAATTTCGGCTGGGATGTTGTCAATAGATCTGCAGCAAGATCCGGCAGACCGGTGAGTGGCCCTTCACGTGGACACAGTCACTAATcatcactctgccaaagaaaggcaacctgcaaTTGTGTCAAAATTACTGGACCATAAGCTTAGttagccatcccagcaaagtgttgttgaaagtcatattgaacagATTGAAGCCACAAGCGGAGAATATCATTGCTGAAGAACAGGCTGGCTTTTGTGCTGGAACAAGTACCACAGAACCGATTTTCAACCTTCATGTTCTATGTGAGAAGTACTtacaacaccagcaggacatctaccatgtctttgttgacttcaagaaggcatTTGACAGAGTACGGCATGAAGCTCTCTGGGCAACTATGAAGAAGTACAATGTTGGTcacaagcttattcttaccattaaacaactATATGCCAAGGCCAGCCGTGCAGTTCTCGTCAATGGCACAATAGGAGAGTGGTTTCGCACCAAGGCTGCCTTCTTTCAcccacactgttcaacatctacttggagCTTATAATGACTGATACCCTagaagatcacatatgcacagtcagcaTTGAGGGGcgaacaatctcaaatcttcgGTTCGCTGATGACATTGATGGCCTGGCAGGCAGTGAAGATGAACTTGCTAACCTTGTGAAACGATTGGATGAAACCTCTgcaaaatatggcatggaaatcaatgcagagaaaaccaaggtGATgacttaaaaactgcttgcttacaaaattagacataaaaatacaaaagtgtcacagcacactgttactgaaaaattgcttactttctcatttctaccatataattataaaattatcaattggaatataaatattgtacttacatttcagtgtatagtgtatagagcagtataaacaagtcattgtctgtatgaaatttcagtttgtactgactttgctagtgctttttatgtagcctgttgtaaaagttaaaagtccagtcagtggcgcaagcagggcctggggctaaggcaggctccctgactaCCCTGGCTCAGTGTGGTCCCAGAAGTGGCCGCCAGCTCTCCCACCACCATAGCTTCTGCTGCTTGTTGTTGATGAGAGAggtctctcccatcagcataacgTGGCTACACGAGCGCTCTGACAGTGGCACAATGgtattggtgcagctgtgccactgtacgCTTGTAAGTGTAGACTTGGCCTGACTCCTTTCAACAAACTTTTTCctttaggaagcttttcctgtcATCTCACCTCACTGCTTGTTGCTTTTTATTTCACCCATTATTCCTAGATATTCTCCTTTTTCTCCCCACAATGGATCCCGGCTGGTATCCCTACAACTCGTCCAGCAGCAATAGATGCTGGGACTATTTCCCCCCTCTCTTGAGTGAAAAAAAGCACAGTCTTGTTACACTCAAGGTGCCAGTTTCCACAGACTCAGATAGTTATTGTTGAGTCTGGAATGTGACTCCCGGTGAAAGAGATCCGAGAATGGCTTGGTATTAAAGGTCGTTGAGGGTGGAATCTTGTACTCGTGCTCCCAAAATTCCCTTGGAAGGCTGGGACCTTTGGGTGTGCAAGAAATGGAAGGATCAGAACCTAGGATAATACTAATCCTTTGACtgtatatataataataattcctAACTTTTCTATCATGCAGTATATCTAGCCTTTGTCTATCTGGCAGCCGAGAAATCCTTGGGTTCTAAGAGGAAGGCTCTggctttatatttttttccctccagattTATGTGGTGGGCCCATACTCCAGCTGTGGCATTTCTCCAAAAACAAGCTCTTGGCAAGTCTCAACCACTGTTTTCTAACACAGTGATGAACATAGATGAACAATGATGAACCTAGTTGTCCAGGTCTATGCTTACAGTCAGACCATGGGTGGGTGAGTCTGTTGCTGACACCAGTCATCAGAACTGAGTCATTTTTCTAGTATAGGCCTGGCCTTAGTTACTTCAGGAGGAGCTTAAATCATCTGGAGATATAATTTTTGTGCTCCTCTTGCTTTCCTGTGTCTGGCAGGTCCAGGCAGATGAGACAGATGGAAACTGTGTCACATTTGTGTTACATGATGAGGACCACACACTCGGCAACTCCCTCCGTTACATGATCATGAAAAAGTAAGTTGAGTCCCTGTGATAACTGGTACCACCTTAGGGCTATGTTTCTTGTCCCTTGACTTCTGATCTAGCACCTCTGGCACTCCTGAAGCTGGGTGAATATTACAAATCTCCCTACTTGGGTTCTTTAAACAAATGCACTTTGACTGCATATCTGCCCCTTTGGGAACAAGTTTACTGTCAGGCCTGAGAGTGGAAACAGTCAGTGTTCAAGTGAGAATTAGAGAATCTCATTTTGAACTTGCAAACACAAATATCCTCACTGGGAGCCTGATTCGTATGCTTATGCAGTCAAAAGAATAGTATCTCATGACCTACATGATCCTATCCAAACTATCCAGTAGTGAATATTTATGAGGAACTTCTTGTCATGAGTTCCAGCTCTAGAAGTATTCATGGAGGGGGGTTTTCATTTGATAATTTTAAAGGACAAATTGTGATAGTCTTGTAAGCTGCTCATGATAAATCACCATCAGCAAACCAGTGCTGTAACCTTTAGGCCGTGCTTCCTTTCAACTGCTAAAGCCAGGGCAACCACTCGACTGGTCCCAGGTTTGGGTCTGGGCAGCCGTGAAATCCATCCACAACATAGAAGAGGCAGGGGATGTTTATCTTGCTCCATACCCCATCCACTTCAGGATCCAGCCCACCCCGCAGAAGTACACCTTCCCCTCTGCATGTCTGTCTCAGGGAGCTGTGGGTGATGGGAAGTGATTGCTTTTGAAACATGTGGGACCATCACGCAGTGCAGGTCTGCTTGCTTCAGAGGTTCCCTACACATGAGAGTCTGCAGTTGGCTTGCTGCTGATTTTGAGAGCCCATttgtgcttcctgcttctgtctcTCCTTGTAGCTCTGAAGTGGAGTTTTGTGGTTACAGCATCACACACCCATCTGAAAGCAAAATCAACTTCCGGATCCAGACCAGAGGTAGGAATGCAGCTGGGCTTCCTTGGACAGCTGTCCCTTGCCATGTCAGGCCCTGAAACCATGGAtcagccagccccctccctctctctgcatgTCCTTCGTTCCACCATTCTACTGGGCAGTTGCTATCACCATCCATGATCAGTGCATCTTGAGTAGCAGTGATAGAGCTGGTCTCTGTCATCCCCCAGTGCAGAGCCCAGACGTGGCCTCTGTAGTAATCAGCAAGCTTGGGGAGTTGTGGTCCCAAAGCCTCACTCAGCACTGGGCATCCCACCAGGCATCACCCCCTGGTTAGCTCCCGGATGCCCCCTTTGCGTTAGATCTTCACCCAAAGCTTGTTACATTATACACTAAACAACAGATCCAGTCTGTTATACAGCTCGATGGCCAGATATTGCTAATTCCTGGGGTGAATAGCACCGCAAGTGCTCTATGCAGCAGGGTGCCCTCTGGATGCTGTACTCCGCATTCCCCCGATCCTATCCTGATGTCCACACCAAAGGGCAGCCTGCAGGACTTGCCTGGGACTGCATCTGCCGTTGCAAGAGCAAGGCCAAAGATCTGCTCCATTTCCATACCTATCTCACAATTGTCCCACAGCATCTGACGCTCTGAATAGTTTGAAAAACCCAGCCCGAGCCTCTAACTTGGTTCCCAGCTCACAGGTCCCCTCTCCTGTGGCCTTGAGTGTTGGTTGCATAGAAGAGCAGAGCCACTGGAAATGGCCAAGTTGTACTAGatggctttttaattttttggagaATTTAGCAGTGCTGCAAAGTGCTGGATTGCTGGCCCCAGAGAGTGGAGCCTTAAGTCTGTCCACAGCACAAACTGCAGGGCAACCTTCCCCTATGCTGTCCCCTgccaaagggcttcagcctgGACTTGGGTCTCTGAGACACCAGTTCAAGCCTCCATGGCCCTTGTATGCTCTTCTCAGACTGCTGATGAGAGTGGGAGGGAGCATGATGTGAATGCTGGCCTAAGATCCTCACCTTATCACAGGAGCCGCCAAAGAGGTGTATGATGGTTGGTCACTACTGAGCTGGGCTAGGAGGGGAAGGGCCCCGTATCTCAtactggagccagccacactttATGCCAATGCTTCTCCTTTTCTGAAGGGGGGCTCCTGGCCATTGAGCCATTCCGGAGAGGACTGACAGAACTGGTGGATGTCTGCCAGCACGTGCTCAGCAAGTTTGAGGTGAGGTCACTGCTTCATGGTAGAATGACTCTGGGATCCTCTCTGTGGTCGGCAAAGGAGAGAAATAGCTGGCTGCACTGATTGACTGACAGAGGTACTAACATGTCCATGGCTGCAGCCGTTATCTAACTGATCCCCTCCTCGCTCCTCTTGCAAGATCTGCACATATTTGGATGCAGCCAGTTGTAGTAGTTAGAGAAGTGGAACTGGGAGTCAGCAGACTTGGGCTCTCTGACCAGCTTTGACACTGAatcgctgtgtgaccttggggaagtcacttctcctctgtgtgactcggtttccccatctctaaagtGACACTTCACCTGCCTCTGAAAGGGGGGTTCTGAGAAGCAAGCagtgtttgtagagtgctttgggagCCTCAGATGAAAGTTGCTATACAAGGTAAATGCAAAATATTGCTATTTCACCCTGTTTGTTacattttactgcagtgtagagtAAAGAGCAGAGAATGCACAAATCTGCATTCCATATCCAAGGGGTTTCACCGTCATCTTGGAAGAGATGTTTTTTCGACCATACCAGGGGGATAGGATTTGGAAAGCCACCTGAGGCTCAGTAATTCTGCTTGTGGTAGAGAGCAGCTAGTGCATCATAGAGACAATTTGGTGTGGCAGGGGCGTAAGAATGCCAGTGTGAAGGGTGGCTTGGGTGTGAGTGGTGCATATGGAACCTGGATGCTGCAGAATAAATTTGGGATCAATAATCTGCTCCCCCCAACCCTAACGAATGTGGACCTGTGCTCTTTGAAGGAATGGCCTGATGCAGTGGCAGGGACCTCAATGGGGGCAAAAATGGGCTCTGAATTTGTTCTCTTTCAAACATGCTGCTGTAATCTGTAAAGCATCTGTGTCTCTAGGCAGGCTGATCTGGGGGCTACTCCTGGGGGCGCTGCCTCACCTCCCTTACAGTGATCCAAGGTTATGATCAGAAATAAAACGCAACCATTTCTCAGAGCACCTaaagccagtggtgagctggagccggttcgcaccggtttgcacgaaccagttgttaaattttgaagctggtttagaaccggttgttaaaggggtgggcaaactccggcctgcgggccacatccagcctgcgggaccgtcctgtccggcccacctgagctctcggctggggaggctcccctgagaatccctttttaatttttactcacccggatcttcggtggcacttcggcggcctgtccttcagtgctgccgaagacccggagtgacTGAAGGCCCTGCCACCAAAGTGCTGCCGAACAcccagagcgactgaaggaactggttcttcagcttttggcagctcatcactgcctaaaGCTCATCAGTTACCCTCCCCACCCTTCGGTCTTTTCAAGGAGGAGCCTCAGCCACATTAAAATGTTGCCCTTTTCATGTTTTATTCTGCCCAGGACAGTAAGTTCAGAACCAGAGAGCCTCTCAAAGCTCCTCAGGCGTGGACAAGGGTGTGGCTGTGTTTTAATTCATCAAACATACAGCATTGACATTGGTCATTTGATCTCATTTGCAGGCAAGCATAAAGGAATACAGGGCCCaaagagaggaggaaatggactagcccctgcagctgctggagtACGGAATGGACATGTATATATTGTTCGTTTATGTTTAATGCCCCTGTTGAAAgcggttttattttttttatgacGAATCTGAAGTAGACTGTGTAATTTCTCTAATAAACACTATAAGGTTCAGTCCAGCTTGCATTTCACTCCATTCAGACCTGCCACGGATCCAGAAAAAGAAAGGGGTTTCCCGAAATTTTCTCAGGTCGGCAGTCCCCACCACACTTTCATTCTCACCCTTAGAAATCTCCACAGCCTCAAATTCACTTCAAGATCTGAGTCTGCACAAATCCCCCAGATCAaagcacccccaaccccctgcagggTTTGAAAtctgatgggtttcagagtaacagccatgttagtctgtattcgcaaaaagaaaaggagtacttgtggcaccttagagactaaccaatttatttgagcataagctttcgtgagctacagctcacttcatcggatgcatactgcggaaagtATAGAAGATGATAATTTTTCAGCTTTCATCCCTTTTCTCTAAACTTCTTACATTGCCACACTTCTTCCATTTTTGGGGTGCCTTGATGACTTCCACCTAACCCTTTATCCACTCCTTGGGAGAAACTGAATATGATTTCGTGGTGTTGGAAGGGTAGCTGCAAAGACCAGAGTAATAACAGCATTAAGATTTCATCTGTCCAGTGAAGGTGCAGTTCCCACGCTCCTTGTGTCTGTTTGTGCCATGCTTGTGAGCATGTgcgtgttttttaaaaagcagcagttCAGAAAGCAAAGGGGGTTTTGTGTCCGATTCCCTTGATTGAGCTCTTGGTGCACAAGGAAAATCCACCACCAGTGGTCGTGGGTTTATCATGATCACATTTGTTTAATTATCAAACGGGCACTCTGCTCATTCGCTACAACAGCAGAGAACGTATCATTAGGCTTCACTTAGGGCATGGCTTATCCTGAGCAGCATAAATTACATATAATGTACAAGGAGAACAGATATGATTCCTTTACAATAAATCAATTCAGTTTGGATCCCAAATCAGTAACAGGATCCATATGGAGACTGAACCATTTACCAGTCTGTCTGCCTGACTCCAATCTCCTTTACACTGTTTGAAATCCTCATTTTCACCTATGGTAAAGGTGAGAAGAATCAAGCTCCgtgtattttaaaacagaagagTCTGATCCTTCTTTTACCCTCCAAGAGCCTGCCTTCCAGTCTCTGTCTCATCCCCCATGAGAGTTAACATCCTTTGCCCCTAAAGGCAGTATGGCCTAGGGGAGAGCACACTGGAGTGTgactcagcagacctgggtttTATCCTGCCACTTGCCTggtgggtgaccttggccaagttacttccccgctctgtgcctcagtttacctaactgtaaaatgggggtgataatgCTGACgtcctttggaaagtgctttgagatctaccaatGATAAGAGCTAGATAAGAACATAACGTGCacggctgtactgggtcagactaatggtccatctagcccactatcctgtcttctgacagaggccacTGCCAGGGAATGAAGGAGGGAATaaagagaacagggcaattatcaactgatccctcccctgtcatctactcccagcttctggcaggcagaggtttagggacaaccagagcatggggttgtccCCCTGCCCGTCTGTCATGGATTTGCAGGCTCAGTACTCTGGGACAGCTCTGAACAAATTTTATACAGGACCCTCTTGTAGTGCAACAACGCCTCAGGCCACACACTCACTAGGGCAAGCCTCCTtcggtctgaccttggagcattcagcagcCCTGTTCACATTGTGAGTTCCCCACAGTGAGTCCACCTGAATAGGACACCTGGAGAAGCCTTACATGCCCCCCAAAAGGGGCCATGCACCCGAACCACACAGTCAGCAGTGACCCTCAGCCAACaaggtaaaacagaaggtttattagttcTCTGGAATTCAGCATAGAACAGAtcttctcagggtatgtctacactacgaaattaggtcgaatttatacaagttggttttgtagaaagtggttttatacagttgattgtgtgtgtccccacacaaatgctctaagtgcatgtagtcggcggagtgtgtccacagtaccgaggcaaccgtcgacttctagaacgttgcactgtgggtggctatcccacagttcctgcagtcttcgctgcccatttgaattctgggtagaaatcccagtgcccgatggggctaaaacattgtcgcgggtggttctgggtacatatcatcaggcccccattccctccctccctccgtgaaagcaagggcagacaatcgttttgtgccttttttcttgagttacctgtgcagacgccataccacggcaagcatggagcccactcagctaaccgtcaccgtatgtctcctgggtgctggcagacgtactgcattgctacacagcagcagttaattgccttttggcagcagacagtgcagtatgactggtagctgtcatcgacgtcgtcctgggtgctcttttaaccaggCGCCTGGGAAAACAGGGgcgtgactcagccaggtcatttcccttgtttcgtctcgtggcgattgagtcctactggcagtgcactgtcttttaatctgcagctagcagaagacgatggctagttgtcatactgcaccgtcctctgccgagcacccaggtgttGACGATGGCTAGGTGTCGTACTGCAcaatctgctgccagcaagatgtataaagatagatgaagtggctcaaaacaagaaatataccagatttgttttgtattcattttctcctccctctctccctccctccctctgtgaaatcaacggcctgctaaacccagttttgagttctatccttgagggggccattcagtttctcgcgaagccaccccctttgttgattttaattccccgtaagccaaccctgtaagccatgtcgtcagtcgcccctccctctgtcagggcaacagcagacaatcgttctgcgccttttttctgtgcaggcgccataccacggcaagcatggagcccgctcagatcactttggcaattaggagcacattaaacaccacacgcattattcagcagtatatgcagcaccataGAATATcaaagttggaagggacctcaggaggtcatctagtccaaccccctgctcaaagcaggaccagtccccaatttttgccccagatccctaaatggccccctcaaggattgaactcacaaccctgggtttagcaggccaatgctcaaaccactgagttatccctccccccaaacctggcaaagcgataccaggcgaataggcgacgtcagcgcggtgacgtgagtgatgaggacatggacacagacttctctcaaagcacgggccctggcaatgtgggcatcatggtgctaatggggcaggttcatgcagtggaacgccgattctgggctcgggaaacaagcacagagtggtgggaccgcatagtgttgcaggtctgggacaattcccagtggttgcgaaactttcgcatgcgtaagtgcactttcatggaactttgtgacttgctttcccttgccctgaggcgcaagaataccaagatgagagcagccctcacagttgagaagcgagtggcgatagccctgtggaagcttgcaacgccagacagctaccggtcagtcgggaa contains:
- the LOC144270548 gene encoding DNA-directed RNA polymerases I and III subunit RPAC2-like isoform X3, which translates into the protein MTDTLEDHICTVSIEGRTISNLRFADDIDGLAGSEDELANLVKRLDETSAKYGMEINAEKTKVQADETDGNCVTFVLHDEDHTLGNSLRYMIMKNITHPSESKINFRIQTRGGLLAIEPFRRGLTELVDVCQHVLSKFEASIKEYRAQREEEMD
- the LOC144270548 gene encoding DNA-directed RNA polymerases I and III subunit RPAC2-like isoform X1, producing MTDTLEDHICTVSIEGRTISNLRFADDIDGLAGSEDELANLVKRLDETSAKYGMEINAEKTKVQADETDGNCVTFVLHDEDHTLGNSLRYMIMKNSEVEFCGYSITHPSESKINFRIQTRGGLLAIEPFRRGLTELVDVCQHVLSKFEVRSLLHGRMTLGSSLWSAKERNSWLH
- the LOC144270548 gene encoding DNA-directed RNA polymerases I and III subunit RPAC2-like isoform X2 is translated as MTDTLEDHICTVSIEGRTISNLRFADDIDGLAGSEDELANLVKRLDETSAKYGMEINAEKTKVQADETDGNCVTFVLHDEDHTLGNSLRYMIMKNSEVEFCGYSITHPSESKINFRIQTRGGLLAIEPFRRGLTELVDVCQHVLSKFEASIKEYRAQREEEMD
- the LOC144270548 gene encoding DNA-directed RNA polymerases I and III subunit RPAC2-like isoform X4, which encodes MNNDEPSCPGLCLQSDHGWVQADETDGNCVTFVLHDEDHTLGNSLRYMIMKNSEVEFCGYSITHPSESKINFRIQTRGGLLAIEPFRRGLTELVDVCQHVLSKFEVRSLLHGRMTLGSSLWSAKERNSWLH